From the Paenibacillus sp. FSL H8-0548 genome, one window contains:
- a CDS encoding HD domain-containing phosphohydrolase: MNSETEQLDPYLKLADAVIITDEAHYILAVNPAYEKITGYMLDEIIGKRASILRTSYTPKDTHDQMKLALQQGLPWSGVFTNRRRDSSIWHSSITITPLEMNGKMYYIGIFRELEKLKSGFYLPEERIGSIQSSMLKVLAISCEIRDPGIEQHLVRVRELTERFTHFHNERLQLGWPEELVNRIAHSSILHDIGKSGIPEGILYKPGPLAYYERNIVEMHTQIGVDIIDKIYSELNDELFTQELKLGKNIILYHHEKWDGSGYPHQLYGEDIPIEARIVSIVDVFDALTSIRPYKEKWSEERALSYISEQRGQHFDPELVDSFLALME, from the coding sequence ATGAACAGCGAAACTGAACAGCTAGATCCGTACCTAAAGCTAGCCGATGCTGTCATCATTACAGATGAAGCGCATTATATATTAGCTGTAAATCCAGCGTACGAGAAAATTACGGGCTATATGTTAGATGAAATTATCGGAAAGCGAGCGAGCATTTTGAGAACGTCCTATACGCCAAAGGATACTCATGACCAAATGAAGCTGGCTCTTCAACAAGGCTTGCCATGGTCTGGTGTATTTACTAATCGGCGAAGGGACAGCAGCATCTGGCATTCCTCCATTACGATAACACCGCTGGAAATGAACGGAAAAATGTATTATATCGGCATCTTTCGTGAACTAGAGAAGCTAAAAAGCGGCTTCTATCTGCCTGAGGAGCGTATCGGCTCCATTCAAAGCTCAATGCTGAAGGTGCTTGCCATTTCATGTGAAATTCGCGACCCCGGCATCGAACAGCATCTAGTCCGCGTTCGTGAGCTCACAGAACGATTTACCCACTTTCATAATGAACGACTGCAGCTTGGCTGGCCGGAGGAGCTGGTAAACCGAATTGCACATTCAAGCATTTTGCATGATATCGGTAAATCTGGCATTCCGGAAGGCATTTTATACAAACCCGGGCCTCTGGCTTACTATGAACGCAACATCGTCGAAATGCATACACAAATTGGCGTAGACATCATTGATAAGATTTATTCAGAGCTAAACGACGAGCTATTTACCCAAGAGCTGAAGCTGGGAAAAAACATCATATTATACCATCATGAAAAATGGGACGGTTCCGGCTATCCGCATCAGCTATACGGTGAGGACATTCCTATCGAAGCTCGAATCGTGAGCATCGTCGATGTGTTCGATGCCTTGACAAGCATTCGTCCATACAAAGAAAAATGGTCAGAGGAACGAGCTTTATCCTATATTAGCGAGCAGCGCGGACAGCATTTTGATCCTGAGCTTGTCGATTCATTCCTTGCACTTATGGAGTAA
- a CDS encoding UvrD-helicase domain-containing protein: MSNHYYNLPIGIRNRDIPLAAIAEAKTSRQLVDESEKDSGFFRGLEQYGISLNRPQIAAVRHDTGPALTLAGAGSGKTSVLVCRTAYLLAVKGVLPKHLLLMTFSKKAADEMRSRIRSFPFLDAQAASGVEARTFHSFCLQLLRGRGYTQGILGETGQKHIFFKRLMRELLLKNDYEPETLLAQLSAIKLQMININDLPSSTTEERELKLLFTRYEQWKTELGKLDYDDLLLEAYKLLKTDKELLATLQRRFQYVMIDEFQDTNQVQYVLVQMLADKHRNLMVVGDDDQTIYSFNGAKNDYILNFEHQYPGAATYILDINYRSSSSIVGLGNAIIQYNKLRKEKTLLAVKPQGVNPSYARLKTTQEEARLIADTITLQTEQGNRSFGDFAVLFRTASSSRALVELLLTRELPFVDYGDGQLFYDQWAIKPLLAHLRLVQERRNFDAMEILLPSLYVNREQAMAFIWNQDKLRAKKWPLIHLLEFPQLKEFQKDKIKERIKLIKSLTDTKPSAAIMQLRQAFYDQYLETSKRHEMTEHKEGLKEVLDEFEAAASTYDTIEAFLVYIDDITDKHAAAQRLQKHGKSRSAISLMSIHKSKGLEFPVVFVLGASEGIMPHSSALAADKHSDRTSIQTGDDALSEALEEERRLAYVAVTRAQEELYISSPALYRGKPAELSRFIRSAFITEQEADGEADSVLAWLCTSSTCQVWQRIITYEDSQAESRACPLCNSSMEHGTKLLPRKKN; the protein is encoded by the coding sequence GTGAGTAACCATTATTATAATTTACCCATAGGCATTCGAAATCGCGATATCCCACTCGCTGCCATTGCCGAAGCCAAGACAAGCCGTCAGCTTGTCGATGAAAGTGAAAAGGACAGCGGTTTTTTTCGAGGCTTGGAGCAGTACGGCATTTCACTTAATCGGCCGCAAATTGCTGCCGTTCGCCACGATACTGGACCTGCACTGACGCTTGCAGGCGCCGGCTCGGGCAAAACCTCGGTGCTCGTCTGTCGAACAGCTTATTTGCTTGCTGTGAAGGGCGTACTGCCTAAACATCTATTGCTAATGACCTTTTCCAAAAAAGCAGCAGATGAAATGCGAAGCCGTATTCGCTCGTTTCCTTTTCTCGATGCTCAGGCAGCAAGCGGAGTAGAGGCGCGTACGTTCCATTCCTTCTGTCTCCAGCTGCTGCGTGGACGCGGCTATACCCAAGGCATTCTTGGCGAAACTGGACAAAAGCATATTTTTTTCAAGCGCCTTATGCGCGAGCTGCTGCTGAAAAACGATTATGAGCCAGAAACGCTGCTCGCTCAGCTCTCCGCTATTAAGCTGCAAATGATTAATATCAATGATCTGCCTTCATCAACGACCGAGGAACGCGAGCTTAAGCTGCTCTTCACCCGCTACGAGCAATGGAAGACTGAGCTCGGCAAGCTGGATTACGATGATCTTCTGCTTGAGGCCTACAAGCTGCTTAAGACTGATAAAGAGCTGCTCGCTACGCTGCAACGACGATTTCAATACGTGATGATTGACGAGTTTCAAGACACGAATCAAGTCCAGTACGTGCTCGTTCAAATGCTTGCGGACAAGCATCGCAACCTGATGGTTGTAGGTGATGACGATCAGACCATCTATTCCTTCAATGGCGCAAAAAATGATTATATTTTGAATTTCGAGCATCAATACCCGGGAGCAGCTACTTACATACTGGATATTAACTACCGCTCGAGCAGCTCCATCGTCGGACTTGGCAACGCGATTATACAATATAACAAGCTGCGCAAAGAGAAGACGCTGCTAGCCGTCAAGCCACAGGGCGTTAATCCCTCCTATGCGCGGCTCAAAACAACGCAGGAGGAAGCGAGACTCATTGCCGACACCATAACATTGCAGACTGAACAAGGCAATCGCTCCTTCGGAGACTTTGCTGTATTGTTCCGCACAGCGAGCAGCAGCAGAGCACTTGTTGAACTGCTGCTGACAAGGGAGCTTCCTTTCGTCGATTATGGCGACGGCCAGCTCTTCTATGATCAATGGGCGATAAAGCCGCTGCTAGCACACTTAAGGCTGGTACAGGAGAGACGTAATTTTGATGCCATGGAAATTTTATTGCCTTCGCTTTATGTCAACCGTGAGCAGGCAATGGCCTTCATCTGGAATCAGGATAAGCTGCGCGCAAAGAAGTGGCCGCTTATTCATTTACTTGAATTCCCGCAGTTGAAGGAATTTCAAAAAGATAAAATCAAAGAGCGTATCAAGCTCATTAAATCGTTGACGGATACAAAACCTTCTGCCGCTATTATGCAGCTCCGCCAAGCCTTTTATGATCAATATCTCGAAACTAGCAAGCGTCATGAAATGACCGAGCACAAAGAAGGCTTAAAGGAAGTGCTCGATGAGTTCGAGGCTGCGGCAAGCACCTATGATACGATTGAAGCTTTCTTAGTCTATATAGATGATATTACGGACAAGCACGCTGCTGCTCAGAGGCTCCAGAAGCATGGGAAAAGCCGCAGTGCCATTTCGCTTATGTCGATTCATAAATCCAAGGGGCTCGAATTCCCTGTCGTGTTCGTGCTCGGAGCCTCGGAAGGCATCATGCCTCATAGCTCTGCGCTCGCTGCCGATAAACATAGTGACCGCACCTCCATCCAGACAGGTGATGATGCTCTCTCAGAAGCACTTGAGGAAGAGCGGCGACTCGCCTATGTTGCGGTTACACGAGCACAAGAGGAATTGTACATTAGCTCGCCAGCTCTTTACCGCGGAAAGCCCGCCGAGCTGTCTCGCTTCATCCGTTCTGCTTTCATCACAGAGCAAGAAGCGGACGGTGAAGCCGATTCCGTTCTTGCATGGCTTTGTACAAGCAGTACCTGCCAAGTATGGCAGCGCATTATTACCTATGAGGACTCACAAGCAGAGTCAAGGGCATGCCCGCTTTGCAACTCCAGTATGGAGCATGGAACAAAGCTATTGCCTAGGAAAAAGAATTAA
- a CDS encoding GNAT family N-acetyltransferase: protein MIEPARKEDVQEILPLLLAAIGHIAYTLAGTEDQSEMEQILADFYMREDNRISYKHVIVDRREDGIAGMLLSYGGDHAAALDLPFVNRNGRDKGVYADERIAVEAQEGDYYLDSIAVAARYRGQGIATALIEAFGQKGMLGGCKRLSLIVEPDNEKAYSLYRRLNFTEDGSITVSGSRYIRMVKLL, encoded by the coding sequence ATGATTGAACCAGCGAGAAAAGAAGATGTACAAGAAATATTGCCTTTGCTGCTTGCAGCAATTGGACATATCGCCTACACATTAGCAGGAACTGAGGATCAGTCTGAAATGGAACAGATATTAGCTGATTTTTATATGCGCGAGGATAATCGGATCAGCTATAAGCATGTCATTGTTGATCGACGGGAGGATGGCATTGCGGGTATGCTGCTTAGTTATGGTGGAGATCATGCAGCAGCGCTAGACCTTCCTTTCGTTAATAGAAATGGCCGGGATAAAGGTGTGTATGCAGATGAAAGAATCGCTGTTGAAGCTCAAGAAGGAGATTATTATTTGGATTCGATAGCCGTTGCTGCGCGTTATCGAGGACAAGGAATTGCAACCGCATTAATAGAAGCATTCGGGCAAAAGGGCATGTTGGGAGGCTGCAAAAGGCTGTCTTTAATTGTTGAGCCTGACAATGAAAAAGCATATTCGCTTTACCGACGGCTGAATTTTACCGAGGATGGCTCGATTACGGTGAGCGGTAGTCGATATATTCGTATGGTGAAGCTGCTTTAA
- a CDS encoding MFS transporter has translation MSTASFKSKLAYSSGNLSVNLIAQAFASYIVFYYVDVLGVAPGLISVAMVIHGIVNAVLNPLFGHISDRTSSRYGRRIPYMMFGMVPLAALFTAIWFPIGTGMEVFWYFLTIVLLYDILFVMVVLNYSALFPEMFTTLKERAIVSSWRQMFGIVGMIIGVALPPLVYGKLGWGPMGAIFAGIALLFFIIMVSASKEKTVIKREEIGFLQSLKFTFSNKAFVLFVLGSFFVQFTFAMLPAAIPFFTKYVLRAGDESNTILLGAIFVAAIPCVYLWGRLLQKWGARKTVMIAVSIYALAMIPFVFVSSVAAAAIAAAAIGIGLAGLLVLLDVLLSEIIDEDEKRTKVRREGMYFGMNGFIVKWGVSLQAVVLGLILELTGYKKDVVQVEAAVWGIRSMLSFIPFIALLIAIIFFFLYPIRSTDTTTRNGDFK, from the coding sequence ATGTCCACTGCAAGCTTCAAATCGAAATTAGCGTACAGCTCGGGAAATCTATCCGTAAACTTAATTGCTCAAGCCTTCGCCTCCTACATCGTCTTTTATTATGTAGATGTGCTTGGCGTAGCGCCAGGCTTAATTAGCGTAGCAATGGTGATTCATGGGATTGTAAACGCGGTATTAAACCCTTTGTTCGGGCATATTTCCGATCGGACAAGCTCTCGCTATGGCAGACGAATTCCTTATATGATGTTCGGAATGGTGCCGCTTGCTGCATTGTTTACAGCTATTTGGTTTCCAATTGGAACAGGTATGGAAGTATTTTGGTACTTTTTAACGATCGTGCTGCTATATGATATTTTATTTGTTATGGTCGTGCTGAATTATTCAGCGCTGTTTCCTGAAATGTTCACGACGCTGAAGGAGCGGGCGATAGTATCCTCTTGGCGGCAAATGTTCGGGATCGTTGGCATGATTATTGGGGTGGCCTTGCCTCCTCTCGTGTACGGCAAGCTGGGCTGGGGACCAATGGGAGCGATATTTGCCGGAATTGCGCTGCTCTTCTTCATCATTATGGTGTCGGCCAGCAAGGAGAAAACCGTTATCAAGCGAGAAGAAATCGGCTTTCTCCAATCGTTGAAATTTACATTCTCAAATAAAGCATTCGTATTATTCGTACTCGGCAGCTTTTTTGTACAGTTCACGTTTGCGATGCTGCCTGCTGCTATTCCATTTTTCACTAAATATGTGCTGAGAGCTGGCGATGAAAGCAATACGATATTGCTAGGCGCTATCTTCGTAGCGGCTATTCCCTGCGTGTATCTATGGGGAAGATTGCTTCAGAAGTGGGGTGCCCGCAAAACGGTTATGATCGCGGTTAGCATTTATGCATTGGCGATGATTCCCTTCGTATTCGTGTCCAGCGTTGCTGCGGCTGCGATCGCTGCGGCTGCTATCGGCATTGGCCTTGCAGGGCTGCTTGTTTTGCTTGATGTGCTCCTATCGGAAATTATTGATGAAGATGAGAAGCGGACGAAGGTTCGCAGGGAGGGCATGTATTTTGGCATGAATGGATTTATCGTCAAATGGGGTGTCTCGCTGCAGGCTGTTGTGCTGGGTCTTATTCTGGAGCTTACAGGCTACAAGAAGGATGTAGTACAGGTGGAAGCTGCTGTGTGGGGAATCCGTTCGATGCTTAGCTTCATTCCGTTTATAGCCTTATTAATTGCAATTATTTTCTTTTTTCTATATCCGATTCGCTCTACTGACACTACGACAAGAAACGGTGATTTTAAATAA